One window of Carcharodon carcharias isolate sCarCar2 chromosome 25, sCarCar2.pri, whole genome shotgun sequence genomic DNA carries:
- the rps25 gene encoding 40S ribosomal protein S25 produces MPPKDDKKKKDGGKGGKKDKDPVNKTGGKAKKKKWSKGKVRDKLNNLILFDKATYDKLLKEVPNYKLITPAVVSERLKIRGSLARAALQELLAKGMIKLVCKHRAQVIYTRNTKGGDAPAAADDA; encoded by the exons ATG CCTCCTAAAGATGACAAGAAGAAGAAAGATGGGGGCAAAGGGGGCAAAAAGGATAAAGACCCAGTAAACAAAACTGGAGGCAAGGCCAAGAAGAAG AAGTGGTCAAAAGGAAAAGTAAGGGACAAGCTGAACAACTTGATCCTGTTTGACAAAGCCACatatgataaactgttgaaagagGTACCAAACTACAAACTTATCACGCCTGCAGTCGTCTCCGAAAGACTAAAGATCAGAGGTTCTCTGGCCAGGGCTGCCCTGCAGGAGCTGCTTGCGAAAG GTATGATCAAGCTGGTGTGTAAACACAGAGCACAGGTAATTTACACACGAAACACCAAGGGAGGGGATGCACCTGCTGCTGCAGATGATGCGTAA